The Pasteurella multocida genome contains a region encoding:
- a CDS encoding ABC transporter substrate-binding protein, whose translation MKLKSTVSQLCLALPFVLTGQALAEGKLTVYCSVQNTTCEKMVQTFSKKYDIETKFIRNSTGATLAKLIAEKNNPQADVWYGGTIEHHFQAGDLALLEPYRSPYQADIMPQFRALTEKRGDLTSIVYMLVLGFGINTEKFKQLGIDTYPKCWSDLLDPRLQGYVQMPDPQISGTTYTAIATLIELWGEEKAFDYLKKLNANVSEYVKSALVTTNLSRGESAVAVGFVHSYATEKENGAPVESIQPCEGDGYSLGGMSIVKNARNLENAKRFVDWALTKEAQELVWRETKVYQIPTNIHAEASPQSVDPKQLKLINYDFDRFGSSAEGKRLTDKWVKEVKMAK comes from the coding sequence ATGAAATTAAAGTCAACCGTCTCTCAACTGTGCTTAGCGTTACCTTTTGTGTTGACAGGACAAGCCTTGGCTGAAGGAAAACTTACTGTCTATTGCAGTGTACAAAATACTACCTGCGAAAAAATGGTACAAACCTTCAGTAAAAAATACGACATTGAAACAAAGTTTATTCGTAATAGCACCGGCGCAACACTGGCAAAATTAATTGCAGAGAAAAATAATCCACAAGCCGATGTATGGTATGGCGGGACGATTGAACACCATTTTCAAGCTGGTGACTTAGCCTTACTGGAACCTTACCGCTCACCTTATCAAGCTGACATTATGCCACAATTTAGAGCTCTCACTGAAAAGCGCGGTGATTTGACCTCTATCGTTTATATGTTGGTACTGGGATTTGGTATTAATACCGAGAAATTCAAACAACTAGGAATCGATACCTATCCAAAATGTTGGTCAGATTTACTCGATCCGCGTTTACAAGGCTATGTACAAATGCCTGATCCGCAAATCTCCGGCACCACCTATACCGCTATCGCTACGCTAATTGAATTATGGGGTGAAGAAAAAGCATTTGATTATCTTAAAAAACTCAATGCCAATGTTTCAGAGTATGTGAAAAGTGCGTTGGTTACCACCAACTTATCACGTGGCGAATCTGCTGTTGCGGTTGGTTTTGTCCACAGTTATGCCACAGAAAAAGAAAATGGCGCACCAGTTGAAAGCATCCAACCTTGTGAGGGCGATGGCTATTCTTTAGGAGGCATGAGTATTGTCAAAAATGCCCGTAATCTTGAGAATGCCAAACGCTTTGTTGACTGGGCATTAACCAAAGAAGCGCAAGAATTGGTTTGGCGAGAAACCAAAGTCTATCAAATTCCAACTAATATCCATGCGGAAGCCTCGCCACAATCTGTCGATCCGAAGCAATTAAAACTGATCAATTATGATTTTGACCGTTTTGGTTCAAGTGCAGAAGGCAAACGTCTCACAGACAAATGGGTCAAAGAAGTGAAAATGGCAAAATAA
- the epmA gene encoding elongation factor P--(R)-beta-lysine ligase, with amino-acid sequence MFEQENWQPSASIENLLARAKIIAEIRRFFTDRGLLEVETPVLSEFGVTDVHLSTFNTTFISPTAEKSKALWLSTSPEYHMKRLLAAGSGPIFQLCHVFRNEEAGQRHNPEFTMLEWYRPHFDMYRLINEVDDLLQQILDCKPTESLSYQFVFQEYVGLDPLSAEKAELVAKAKQYHLQQAEQEDRDTLLQFLFSTVVEPNIGKENPVAVYHFPATQAALAQISSEDHRVAERFEFYYKGLELANGFHELTDVNEQLHRFEQDNVQRQKMGLPQRQIDKRLLGALQAGVPNCSGIALGVDRLLMIALGANAIHEVMAFGIENA; translated from the coding sequence ATGTTTGAACAAGAAAATTGGCAGCCTTCAGCCTCTATTGAGAATTTGCTAGCACGAGCCAAGATTATTGCTGAAATTCGTCGCTTTTTTACTGATCGTGGTTTATTAGAAGTAGAAACCCCTGTACTCAGTGAATTTGGGGTCACGGATGTGCATTTATCGACGTTTAACACTACATTTATTTCACCTACAGCTGAAAAATCGAAAGCATTGTGGTTATCAACTAGCCCTGAATATCATATGAAGCGTTTACTTGCTGCTGGTAGTGGTCCTATTTTTCAGTTATGTCACGTGTTTCGTAACGAAGAAGCTGGGCAACGTCACAATCCTGAATTTACGATGTTGGAATGGTATCGTCCTCATTTTGATATGTATCGTTTAATTAATGAAGTGGATGATCTATTGCAGCAAATTTTGGATTGTAAACCAACAGAAAGTTTAAGTTATCAATTTGTTTTCCAAGAATATGTGGGCTTAGATCCACTTTCTGCGGAAAAAGCGGAATTAGTGGCAAAGGCAAAGCAATATCATTTACAGCAGGCTGAGCAAGAAGATCGTGATACTTTATTGCAATTTTTATTTAGCACTGTTGTTGAGCCGAATATTGGTAAAGAAAATCCGGTCGCAGTTTATCATTTCCCAGCAACACAAGCCGCACTTGCACAAATCAGCTCTGAAGATCATCGTGTTGCAGAACGTTTTGAGTTTTATTACAAGGGGCTTGAATTGGCGAATGGTTTCCATGAGTTAACAGATGTGAATGAACAATTGCATCGCTTTGAGCAAGATAATGTACAACGACAAAAAATGGGTTTGCCACAACGTCAAATTGATAAACGCTTATTAGGGGCATTACAAGCGGGAGTGCCGAATTGTTCTGGTATTGCATTAGGTGTGGATCGCTTATTGATGATTGCCTTAGGCGCAAATGCAATTCATGAAGTCATGGCATTTGGTATCGAAAACGCTTAA
- the frdA gene encoding fumarate reductase (quinol) flavoprotein subunit has product MQTVNVDIAIVGAGGGGLRAAIAAAEANPNLKIALVSKVYPMRSHTVAAEGGAAAVIKEEDSYDKHFHDTVAGGDWLCEQDVVEYFVQHSPVEMTQLERWGCPWSRKQDGDVNVRRFGGMKIERTWFAADKTGFHLLHTLFQTSIQYPQIVRFDEHFVLDILVDDGHARGMVAMNMMEGTLVQINANAVVIATGGGCRAFRFNTNGGIVTGDGLSMAYRHGVPLRDMEFVQYHPTGLPNTGILMTEGCRGEGGILVNKDGYRYLQDYGLGPETPIGKPENKYMELGPRDKVSQAFWQELQKGNTLKTAKGVDVVHLDLRHLGEKYLHERLPFICELAQAYEGVDPAKAPIPVRPVVHYTMGGIEVDFNSETRIKGLFAVGECASSGLHGANRLGSNSLAELVVLGRVAGEYAAQRAVEAPAVNQTAVDAQARDIVQRLEDLYHQEGNESWSEIRDEMGDAMEEGCGIYRTQESMQKAVDKIAELKERYKRIRITDRSSVFNTNVLYTVELGYILDVAQSIANSAIERKESRGAHQRLDYTERDDVNYLKHTLAFYNGDDAPRIEYSDVKITKSQPAKRVYGAEAEAQEAAKANKENANG; this is encoded by the coding sequence GTGCAAACTGTTAATGTCGATATTGCAATTGTAGGTGCTGGTGGCGGTGGTTTACGCGCAGCGATTGCAGCAGCGGAAGCAAACCCTAACTTAAAAATTGCATTAGTATCAAAAGTTTACCCTATGCGCAGTCATACCGTGGCCGCAGAAGGCGGTGCAGCTGCCGTTATCAAAGAGGAAGACTCTTATGATAAACACTTCCATGATACTGTGGCGGGTGGCGACTGGTTATGTGAACAAGATGTGGTTGAATATTTTGTGCAACATTCACCGGTGGAAATGACTCAACTTGAACGCTGGGGCTGTCCTTGGAGCCGTAAACAAGATGGTGATGTCAACGTTCGCCGTTTCGGTGGAATGAAAATTGAGCGTACTTGGTTCGCGGCAGATAAAACCGGTTTCCACTTATTACACACGTTATTCCAAACGTCCATTCAATATCCGCAAATCGTTCGTTTTGATGAGCACTTCGTCTTAGATATTCTCGTTGATGATGGTCATGCGCGTGGTATGGTTGCCATGAACATGATGGAAGGGACCTTAGTACAAATTAATGCCAATGCGGTGGTGATTGCAACGGGTGGTGGTTGCCGTGCATTCCGTTTCAATACCAATGGCGGTATCGTAACAGGGGATGGTCTTTCAATGGCTTACCGTCACGGTGTACCGTTACGTGATATGGAATTCGTTCAATATCACCCAACAGGTTTACCAAATACCGGTATTTTAATGACTGAAGGTTGCCGTGGTGAAGGTGGTATTTTGGTCAACAAAGACGGTTACCGTTATCTCCAAGACTATGGTCTAGGACCTGAAACACCAATCGGCAAACCTGAAAATAAATATATGGAATTGGGTCCTCGTGATAAAGTTTCACAAGCCTTCTGGCAAGAATTACAAAAAGGCAACACCTTAAAAACCGCTAAAGGGGTAGATGTTGTACACCTCGATTTACGTCACTTAGGTGAAAAATACTTACATGAACGCTTACCATTTATTTGTGAATTAGCACAAGCATACGAAGGCGTTGATCCTGCTAAAGCACCAATCCCAGTACGTCCAGTTGTACACTACACGATGGGCGGGATTGAAGTGGACTTCAACAGTGAAACCCGTATCAAAGGCTTATTCGCTGTTGGTGAATGTGCTTCTTCAGGTTTACATGGAGCAAACCGTTTAGGCTCTAACTCTTTGGCTGAATTAGTGGTTCTTGGTCGCGTAGCTGGTGAATACGCCGCACAACGTGCTGTTGAAGCGCCTGCTGTTAACCAAACAGCAGTAGATGCACAAGCGCGTGATATTGTTCAACGTTTAGAAGACTTATATCACCAAGAAGGTAATGAGTCTTGGTCTGAAATCCGCGATGAAATGGGTGATGCCATGGAAGAAGGTTGTGGTATTTACCGTACTCAAGAAAGTATGCAAAAAGCCGTGGATAAAATTGCAGAACTGAAAGAACGTTACAAACGTATTCGCATCACCGACCGTTCTAGCGTGTTTAACACCAATGTCTTATATACGGTTGAATTAGGTTACATCTTAGATGTTGCACAATCTATTGCTAACTCAGCGATTGAGCGTAAGGAATCTCGTGGTGCACACCAACGTTTAGACTACACTGAACGTGACGATGTGAATTACTTGAAACATACCCTTGCTTTCTACAATGGAGATGACGCACCGCGTATTGAATATAGCGATGTAAAAATCACGAAATCTCAACCTGCCAAACGTGTTTATGGTGCAGAAGCCGAAGCACAAGAAGCGGCAAAAGCCAATAAGGAGAACGCAAATGGTTAA
- a CDS encoding succinate dehydrogenase/fumarate reductase iron-sulfur subunit, with translation MVNQAIMNIEVLRYNPEQDKEPYLRTYQVPYDNQTSLLDALGYIKDKLEPELSYRWSCRMAICGSCGMMVNNKPKLACKTFLRDYSGHMRIEPLANFPIERDLVVDLSHFIESLEAIKPYIIGNQAPALDGKPHPSSELAKSRTKQTPAQLEKYRTFSMCINCGLCYAACPQFGLNPEFVGPAALTLAHRYNLDNRDHGKEERMKIINGKNGVWSCTFVGYCSEVCPKHVDPASAVNQGKVESAKDFVIAMLKPQK, from the coding sequence ATGGTTAATCAAGCAATCATGAATATCGAAGTATTGCGTTACAATCCTGAACAGGACAAAGAACCATACTTACGGACTTATCAAGTGCCTTACGATAATCAAACGTCATTGCTTGATGCGTTAGGCTATATTAAAGACAAATTAGAGCCTGAACTTTCTTATCGTTGGTCTTGTCGTATGGCGATCTGTGGTTCATGCGGGATGATGGTTAACAACAAGCCAAAATTAGCCTGTAAAACGTTCTTACGTGACTATAGTGGTCATATGCGTATTGAGCCATTGGCGAATTTCCCAATTGAGCGTGATTTGGTCGTTGATTTAAGCCACTTTATTGAAAGCTTAGAAGCCATTAAGCCTTATATTATCGGCAACCAAGCACCTGCATTAGACGGTAAACCGCATCCATCTTCAGAGTTAGCCAAAAGCCGTACGAAACAAACACCAGCACAACTTGAGAAGTATCGTACTTTCTCAATGTGTATCAACTGTGGTTTATGCTATGCCGCTTGCCCACAATTTGGTTTAAATCCTGAGTTTGTTGGACCTGCTGCATTAACGCTTGCACATCGTTACAACCTTGATAATCGTGACCACGGTAAAGAAGAACGAATGAAGATTATTAATGGTAAAAATGGGGTGTGGAGCTGTACATTTGTTGGCTATTGTTCGGAAGTCTGTCCAAAACACGTCGATCCAGCTTCCGCGGTAAACCAAGGTAAAGTCGAAAGTGCAAAAGACTTTGTAATTGCAATGCTTAAACCGCAAAAGTAA
- the frdC gene encoding fumarate reductase subunit FrdC has protein sequence MTATTSKRKKYVREMKPTWWKKLDFYKLYIAREATAIPTLWFCLVLLYGVISLGSLDSFGNFISFLKNPIVIILNIITLGAMLLNTVTYYVMTPKVLNIIVKNERINPNIITMALWAVTAFISLVILVFMYV, from the coding sequence ATGACAGCAACAACCAGTAAACGCAAAAAATACGTGCGTGAAATGAAACCAACTTGGTGGAAAAAGTTAGATTTTTACAAACTTTATATTGCGCGTGAAGCCACTGCAATTCCAACACTTTGGTTCTGTTTAGTCTTACTTTATGGAGTGATTAGCCTAGGTAGTTTAGACAGTTTTGGCAATTTCATTTCATTCTTGAAAAACCCGATTGTGATTATTTTAAATATCATCACACTCGGTGCAATGTTATTAAATACGGTGACTTACTATGTAATGACACCTAAAGTATTAAATATCATTGTTAAGAATGAACGAATTAATCCTAACATCATTACGATGGCATTGTGGGCGGTAACAGCCTTTATCAGCCTCGTCATTTTAGTCTTTATGTATGTATAA
- the frdD gene encoding fumarate reductase subunit FrdD produces the protein MKDTPKRSNEPVVWLLFGAGTTVSAMFYPVLVLILGFLLPFGLIDPKNIIELIGFLHSPLGKLLLLVLLIFPMWGAMHRIHHGMHDFKIHIPASGVIFYGLSVLYTVLVCFAVFSL, from the coding sequence ATGAAAGATACACCAAAACGTTCTAATGAACCTGTTGTATGGTTATTATTTGGCGCAGGAACAACTGTCAGTGCCATGTTCTATCCTGTGTTAGTATTAATTCTTGGCTTCTTGCTACCATTTGGTTTAATTGATCCTAAAAATATCATTGAACTTATAGGCTTCTTACACAGTCCATTAGGTAAATTACTGTTACTTGTGTTATTAATTTTCCCAATGTGGGGAGCAATGCACCGTATCCATCATGGTATGCATGACTTCAAAATCCACATTCCGGCAAGTGGTGTCATTTTCTATGGTTTATCTGTGCTTTATACGGT